A portion of the Acidisoma sp. PAMC 29798 genome contains these proteins:
- a CDS encoding extracellular solute-binding protein, translated as MRSLLALCLGASALVALALSHAAQAADAGVLHMFNYTDYTSPDMIKKFTAETGIKVTIDTYDSNETLLAKMKAGNGGYDIVVPQNDFVPILIAQKLIQPVDVTDMANFHNLEPRWQHRVWDPKAQYTVPWQWGTTSFVYDTKVYPGPVDSFATFFNPPTIFRGQVGQLGSPSEVINMALIYLHKPYCNEDPATLKQVLALLEVQKPFVKVYNSDGISDRMVSGETTMHAVWSGDAERARVQKSTLRYVYAKEGGPGWMDNLAVAVGAPDLENAKTFLNFMMDPKNAALETSYTGYQNGVAGSGQFLDPKLGTSPEFNPPADYKIYFNHACPAKATKDYDRIWTLLRK; from the coding sequence ATGCGTTCCTTACTCGCACTCTGTCTGGGCGCCTCCGCTCTGGTGGCTTTGGCCCTGTCGCACGCCGCTCAGGCCGCGGATGCCGGTGTGCTGCATATGTTCAACTATACAGACTACACATCACCCGACATGATCAAGAAGTTCACCGCCGAGACCGGTATCAAGGTCACGATCGATACCTATGATTCGAACGAGACGCTGCTCGCCAAGATGAAGGCAGGCAATGGAGGTTACGATATCGTAGTGCCACAAAATGATTTCGTACCGATCCTGATCGCGCAGAAGCTGATCCAGCCGGTGGATGTTACGGATATGGCGAACTTCCATAACCTGGAGCCGCGCTGGCAACATCGCGTCTGGGATCCGAAGGCGCAATATACCGTGCCGTGGCAGTGGGGCACGACATCCTTCGTCTATGACACCAAAGTCTATCCCGGTCCGGTCGATAGCTTCGCAACCTTCTTCAATCCGCCAACGATTTTCAGGGGCCAGGTCGGCCAGCTCGGCTCACCGAGCGAAGTCATCAATATGGCACTGATCTATCTGCATAAGCCCTATTGCAACGAGGACCCGGCGACGCTGAAGCAAGTTCTGGCCTTGCTGGAAGTGCAGAAGCCCTTCGTGAAGGTCTACAACTCCGACGGCATCTCCGATCGTATGGTGTCGGGTGAGACGACGATGCATGCGGTGTGGTCCGGCGATGCCGAGCGCGCCCGCGTGCAGAAGTCAACGCTACGCTATGTCTATGCCAAGGAAGGCGGCCCCGGCTGGATGGACAATCTCGCCGTCGCCGTTGGCGCGCCAGATTTGGAGAACGCCAAGACGTTCCTCAACTTCATGATGGACCCGAAGAACGCCGCCCTGGAGACGAGCTACACGGGCTATCAGAACGGCGTCGCCGGCTCGGGCCAATTCCTCGACCCGAAGCTCGGCACCTCGCCGGAGTTCAACCCGCCGGCGGATTACAAGATTTACTTTAACCACGCCTGTCCAGCCAAGGCCACCAAGGACTATGATCGCATCTGGACGCTGCTGCGAAAGTAG
- a CDS encoding LysR family transcriptional regulator encodes MADRAKLSRLNALADFDIRLLRVFIAVVEEGGYVGAQARLNISPSTLSEHIKDLEYRLGCTVCLRGRSGFKLTEQGDSLYKAARTLFGQLEAFRNQVSDIAGRAEGTLNIGVVDGLATETMLRLPDVLREFSSLKPLVVIDLSVGSPPDLELSLLQGELDVIVGPFPAERPGLLYEKLYDESESLFCGLGNPLFGRPSDALSDEEVCNLPLVALDYPSFANLQRFKPHVFARTIEAATLLILSGKYIGFLPRHVTLPHVKNHLLWEIDEARYAFCAAFSVVSRDVNVMDPFLKLLLTLLRRKRSGDVART; translated from the coding sequence ATGGCAGATCGCGCGAAACTGAGTCGCCTGAATGCACTGGCCGATTTCGACATCAGGCTGTTGCGCGTCTTCATCGCGGTGGTTGAAGAAGGCGGATACGTCGGCGCTCAAGCGCGTCTCAACATTTCACCTTCGACCTTGAGCGAGCATATCAAGGACCTGGAATACCGGCTCGGCTGCACCGTGTGCCTCCGCGGGCGCAGCGGGTTCAAGCTGACCGAGCAGGGGGATAGCCTTTACAAGGCGGCTCGAACCCTTTTCGGCCAGTTGGAGGCGTTTCGGAACCAGGTATCGGATATTGCGGGTCGCGCCGAAGGGACGCTCAATATCGGCGTTGTCGACGGCCTCGCGACCGAGACCATGCTTCGCCTGCCCGACGTTCTTCGCGAGTTTTCAAGTCTAAAGCCTTTGGTAGTCATCGATTTAAGCGTCGGCTCACCGCCTGATCTCGAACTTTCGCTCTTGCAGGGCGAACTCGATGTCATTGTTGGACCCTTTCCGGCCGAACGGCCGGGACTGCTTTACGAAAAACTCTATGATGAATCGGAATCGCTTTTCTGCGGTCTCGGCAACCCGCTATTCGGGCGGCCGTCGGATGCACTGTCGGACGAGGAGGTGTGTAACCTGCCCCTTGTCGCCTTGGATTATCCCAGCTTTGCTAATCTGCAAAGATTCAAACCTCATGTCTTTGCACGAACGATTGAGGCCGCGACCCTGCTTATCCTTTCAGGCAAGTATATCGGTTTTCTTCCCAGACATGTTACTTTGCCGCATGTGAAGAACCACTTGCTGTGGGAAATCGATGAGGCGCGCTATGCCTTCTGCGCTGCCTTCTCGGTCGTCAGCCGAGACGTGAACGTAATGGACCCGTTCTTGAAATTGCTACTCACGCTGTTGCGGCGCAAACGTTCGGGCGATGTCGCCCGCACCTGA
- a CDS encoding DDE-type integrase/transposase/recombinase, translating to MSPAPDGRFALRCSSSRCLGERLRSSLGGDIGPRGCYLNNRAEVSHQPTRRQERQMQRFKSIRQAQRFLSAHSRIHNHFQLSRHLIPADEYRSLRNAAFRVWQDVTRTPSFR from the coding sequence ATGTCGCCCGCACCTGATGGTCGCTTCGCTTTGAGGTGCTCCTCAAGTCGATGCTTGGGTGAGAGATTGAGATCGTCACTGGGTGGGGACATCGGCCCACGGGGATGCTATCTCAACAACAGGGCGGAAGTATCGCACCAGCCGACGCGACGACAAGAACGGCAGATGCAGCGTTTCAAGTCGATACGGCAGGCACAGCGCTTCCTATCCGCCCATAGCCGCATCCATAATCACTTTCAACTTAGCCGCCATCTTATCCCAGCCGATGAATACCGCTCCCTCCGAAACGCCGCGTTTCGTGTCTGGCAGGATGTGACCCGCACCCCTTCATTCAGATGA
- a CDS encoding type II toxin-antitoxin system ParD family antitoxin, whose protein sequence is MATMTVSLPDPMKDWIEAQIKQGGYASASDYVRDLVRRDRARREQEFTLEELRQKLATSRESGVSDRTVDDIFAEAREIAKAHGLMHE, encoded by the coding sequence ATGGCCACGATGACGGTCTCTCTGCCTGATCCCATGAAAGATTGGATCGAGGCCCAGATCAAGCAGGGCGGATACGCCAGCGCGAGCGATTACGTGCGTGATCTTGTGCGCCGCGACCGCGCCCGGCGGGAACAGGAGTTTACCCTTGAGGAGCTACGTCAAAAACTGGCCACATCGAGGGAAAGCGGCGTCAGCGACCGAACAGTTGATGACATCTTTGCCGAGGCGCGGGAAATCGCCAAGGCGCACGGTCTGATGCATGAATGA
- a CDS encoding aspartate aminotransferase family protein, with protein sequence MITDLQIQPADRSRVLHRSLRGAPPPVATGGQGVWLHGTEGRRVLDASGGAAVSCLGHGHPRVVEAIQRQAATLAYAHTSFFSSEPAEALAQALVGHEPGGLSFAYFVSGGSEAIEAALKLARQYFVEIGQPGRGHVIARRQSYHGNTLGALAAGGNAWRRAPYAPLLSHAFSHVSPAFAYREQQGHETEADFTARLAAELEAEFQRLGPDTVAAFVAEPVVGATAGCVTAPAGYFQAVRAVCDRHGALLILDEVMCGMGRTGTLHAWQQEGIAPDIQTIAKGLGGGYQPIGAVLVSDRVVEPIRQGSGAFQHGHTYLAHPVACAAALAVQQVIQEDGLLHQVQERGTLLEQRLTDRLGNHRHVGDIRGRGLFRGIELVADRAGKTPFDPALKLHARIKAAAFGRGLACYPSGGTVDGVRGDHILLAPPYIVTPDEIDIVVDRLAHAIDDALSSLPHQETRA encoded by the coding sequence TCTCCAAATCCAGCCGGCCGATCGCAGCCGCGTCCTGCATCGTAGCCTTCGAGGCGCCCCGCCGCCGGTGGCAACTGGCGGTCAGGGTGTCTGGCTGCACGGGACGGAGGGGCGGCGCGTGCTGGACGCCTCTGGCGGTGCTGCCGTCAGCTGCCTTGGGCACGGCCATCCGCGCGTGGTGGAAGCGATCCAGCGCCAGGCCGCCACCTTGGCCTATGCCCATACAAGCTTCTTCTCCTCGGAACCCGCGGAGGCCTTGGCCCAGGCGTTGGTTGGGCACGAGCCCGGCGGCCTGTCCTTCGCCTACTTCGTGTCCGGCGGTTCGGAGGCCATTGAGGCCGCGTTGAAGCTAGCGCGCCAGTATTTCGTGGAGATCGGCCAACCCGGCCGCGGCCACGTCATCGCCCGGCGGCAGAGCTACCACGGCAACACGCTGGGCGCCCTGGCCGCTGGCGGCAACGCCTGGCGGCGGGCCCCCTATGCCCCCCTGCTGTCGCACGCCTTCAGCCATGTCTCGCCCGCCTTTGCCTACCGGGAACAGCAGGGCCATGAGACAGAAGCCGATTTCACCGCGCGACTGGCCGCTGAACTGGAGGCCGAGTTCCAGCGCCTTGGTCCAGACACCGTGGCCGCTTTCGTGGCGGAGCCTGTAGTGGGGGCTACCGCAGGCTGCGTCACGGCGCCCGCCGGGTATTTCCAGGCGGTGCGCGCCGTGTGCGACCGTCACGGAGCGTTGCTAATCCTGGACGAGGTGATGTGCGGCATGGGCCGCACCGGCACGCTGCACGCTTGGCAACAGGAGGGCATCGCGCCCGATATTCAGACGATCGCAAAGGGACTGGGCGGCGGGTATCAGCCGATTGGCGCCGTTCTGGTGTCGGACCGGGTGGTGGAGCCAATCCGGCAGGGCTCCGGCGCCTTCCAGCACGGCCACACCTACCTGGCCCACCCGGTCGCCTGCGCTGCCGCCCTCGCGGTGCAGCAGGTCATCCAGGAAGACGGGCTTCTGCATCAGGTTCAGGAACGCGGCACCCTGCTAGAACAACGTCTCACCGACCGGCTGGGCAACCACCGCCACGTCGGCGACATTCGCGGCCGCGGCCTGTTCCGCGGGATCGAACTGGTGGCCGACCGTGCTGGCAAAACGCCGTTCGACCCGGCGCTCAAGCTGCATGCCCGCATCAAGGCCGCAGCCTTTGGCCGCGGCCTTGCCTGCTATCCCTCGGGCGGCACTGTGGACGGTGTGCGCGGCGACCACATCCTGCTGGCGCCGCCATACATCGTCACGCCCGACGAGATCGACATCGTGGTGGATCGCCTTGCCCATGCCATCGACGATGCCCTGTCCAGCCTGCCGCATCAGGAAACCCGCGCATGA